In a genomic window of Syntrophales bacterium:
- the infB gene encoding translation initiation factor IF-2 gives MSKKRVYELAKELGLDNKELISRLEKIGVIVKSHSSTLEEADLERIQKELLAPEPREVVEQRIKSTVIRRRAIRTAAEEEPAEVPEQTAVEAEAEMEAEADEAPAAAVPEPAEPVQPAAAPATPPEPLKKEAEPAQPVAAATEPAAPPAEEKKLEKPPEVPSRGTTATVISRPAPGEIRKPFVRREPVSPRQAPAAPGARKEAPRRPDLKVTRDVPPAAPPAGGTPDKKPKWVADKKKKTIEVVMGEQPGQKKKSMARKSLDRRDIRQELDTDERVAHWRDEKKATVVRMQKPQITVPKASKRRIKVMEAITVGELAKKMGVKASEVINKLIGLGLMAGINQSIDFDTAVLIAGDFGYQVEAAAFDYDETIQRPETAPANLKPRAPVVTIMGHVDHGKTSLLDAIRQTNVIEGEAGGITQAIGAYHVHIKDRDIVFLDTPGHEAFTAMRARGAQVTDIVVLVVAADDGVMEQTVEAINHARSAGVPIMVAINKIDKPNADIPRIKQGLTEYNLVSEEWGGDTIFSEVSAKKKEGIEELLEMILLQADVLELKADPDQSARGIIIESTLDRGRGPVATVLIQEGTLKEGDPFVSRTEFGRVRAMIDDQGRRVKEAPPSMPVVVIGFSGVPHVGAEFVGVEDEKKAKSISEYWVRKERERELTATSKITLEQLYQRMKEGVKELNVILKADVQGSVEALADALNKLGTDEIKVKIIHSSTGTVTETDVMLASASNAIIIGFNVRPDARVAELAENEGVEIKPYDIIYNVIADMRAAMEGLLEPEYRDVVQGHAEVRQLFKIPKAGTIAGSYVVDGKISRNAQLRLLRQGVVLYDGRFASLKRLKDDVKEVQTGYECGIGIENFNDLREGDVIEAYVKERVERKL, from the coding sequence ATGTCGAAGAAGAGGGTATACGAACTGGCGAAGGAGCTGGGCCTGGACAACAAAGAGCTCATTTCCCGCCTGGAAAAGATCGGTGTCATCGTGAAATCTCACTCGAGCACGCTCGAGGAGGCGGACCTGGAGAGGATCCAGAAAGAATTGCTGGCGCCGGAGCCTCGGGAGGTTGTGGAGCAGCGGATCAAGTCGACCGTGATCCGGCGCCGTGCGATACGAACGGCTGCGGAAGAAGAACCTGCTGAAGTGCCCGAGCAAACGGCTGTGGAAGCGGAAGCCGAAATGGAAGCGGAAGCGGATGAAGCGCCCGCAGCGGCCGTGCCGGAGCCTGCCGAACCGGTGCAACCTGCGGCTGCGCCGGCCACCCCACCGGAACCGCTAAAAAAGGAAGCCGAACCGGCGCAACCGGTCGCTGCAGCGACGGAGCCGGCTGCTCCTCCTGCAGAGGAAAAGAAGCTTGAAAAGCCTCCGGAGGTTCCCTCCCGCGGCACGACTGCCACGGTCATATCCAGGCCCGCCCCGGGTGAGATCCGAAAACCGTTTGTGAGAAGGGAACCGGTTTCGCCGAGGCAGGCTCCTGCCGCCCCGGGTGCAAGAAAAGAAGCGCCCCGCAGGCCCGATCTAAAAGTGACGAGGGATGTTCCGCCGGCAGCTCCTCCAGCGGGTGGGACACCGGACAAGAAGCCGAAATGGGTGGCCGACAAGAAGAAAAAGACCATTGAAGTGGTCATGGGCGAGCAGCCGGGTCAGAAGAAGAAGTCTATGGCGCGCAAATCCCTTGACCGGCGGGACATCCGGCAGGAACTGGATACCGACGAGCGGGTGGCGCACTGGCGTGATGAGAAGAAGGCCACGGTTGTCCGCATGCAGAAGCCCCAGATCACGGTTCCCAAGGCAAGCAAGCGGCGGATCAAGGTGATGGAAGCCATCACCGTCGGGGAACTGGCAAAGAAAATGGGCGTCAAGGCCAGCGAAGTCATCAACAAGCTGATCGGGCTGGGGTTGATGGCGGGGATCAATCAGTCCATCGACTTCGACACGGCTGTGCTGATCGCGGGTGACTTCGGATATCAAGTGGAAGCGGCCGCTTTTGATTACGATGAAACCATTCAGCGTCCGGAGACGGCTCCGGCGAATCTGAAGCCGCGGGCTCCCGTCGTGACGATCATGGGGCACGTCGATCACGGAAAGACGTCTCTCCTGGACGCGATTCGCCAGACCAACGTGATTGAAGGAGAGGCGGGCGGAATCACCCAGGCGATTGGTGCCTATCACGTCCACATCAAGGACCGTGACATCGTATTCCTGGACACACCCGGCCACGAAGCGTTTACAGCCATGCGCGCCCGCGGAGCCCAAGTCACGGACATCGTCGTGCTCGTAGTTGCCGCCGACGACGGCGTCATGGAACAGACCGTGGAGGCCATAAACCATGCCCGGTCGGCCGGCGTTCCCATCATGGTGGCCATCAACAAGATCGACAAGCCGAATGCCGACATCCCACGGATCAAGCAGGGACTGACGGAATACAACCTGGTTTCGGAGGAATGGGGAGGAGACACGATCTTCTCGGAAGTGTCTGCGAAAAAAAAGGAGGGTATCGAGGAACTACTGGAGATGATTCTTCTCCAGGCGGACGTGCTGGAACTGAAGGCCGATCCGGATCAATCGGCCCGGGGTATTATCATCGAGTCAACACTTGATCGTGGACGCGGGCCCGTAGCGACTGTCCTGATTCAGGAAGGCACGCTGAAAGAAGGGGACCCCTTTGTTTCCCGGACGGAATTCGGACGGGTCAGGGCTATGATCGACGACCAGGGGCGACGGGTGAAAGAAGCCCCACCCTCCATGCCCGTTGTCGTCATCGGATTCTCAGGGGTTCCCCATGTAGGGGCCGAGTTTGTGGGTGTGGAAGACGAGAAGAAGGCCAAAAGCATCAGCGAATACTGGGTACGCAAGGAACGGGAGAGAGAGCTTACCGCAACATCCAAGATCACCCTGGAACAACTTTATCAACGAATGAAGGAGGGTGTTAAGGAACTCAACGTCATCCTCAAGGCCGACGTTCAGGGGTCCGTCGAGGCCCTCGCAGATGCCCTCAACAAGCTCGGTACGGATGAAATCAAGGTCAAGATCATTCACAGTTCCACCGGCACCGTGACGGAGACGGACGTCATGCTGGCCTCCGCCTCCAATGCCATCATCATTGGTTTCAACGTCCGGCCCGATGCGCGGGTTGCCGAGCTTGCGGAAAACGAAGGCGTCGAGATCAAACCTTACGATATCATCTATAATGTAATCGCCGATATGAGGGCGGCCATGGAAGGGCTCCTGGAACCGGAGTACCGGGATGTGGTCCAGGGACACGCGGAGGTCCGCCAGCTCTTCAAGATTCCTAAGGCGGGGACCATTGCCGGCAGCTATGTCGTGGACGGCAAGATCTCCCGCAACGCCCAACTAAGGCTGCTTCGACAGGGGGTCGTGCTCTATGACGGCCGGTTCGCTTCCCTCAAACGCCTGAAAGACGATGTCAAGGAGGTCCAGACCGGTTATGAATGCGGGATCGGCATCGAGAACTTCAACGACCTCCGTGAAGGAGACGTGATCGAGGCCTATGTGAAGGAGCGGGTCGAGCGGAAATTATAG
- a CDS encoding DUF503 domain-containing protein — MVIGSGILEILIPDSRSLKDKRGVLNRILKRTQNSFNISIAEVGLQDLWGRARIGFSIVGNDRAYVNRKIDMVLNFIQEQQLAEILQTMIEITSVSERMSPALYEERKYAALQEGTEGGGPDPDGDLGDPPSSDP, encoded by the coding sequence ATGGTCATCGGATCCGGAATCCTGGAAATCCTGATTCCCGACAGCCGGTCCCTCAAGGACAAACGGGGAGTCCTGAACCGGATCCTCAAGAGAACACAGAATTCGTTCAATATATCCATCGCCGAGGTGGGCCTGCAGGACTTGTGGGGACGGGCGAGAATCGGGTTCAGCATCGTAGGAAACGACCGGGCCTATGTGAACCGGAAGATCGACATGGTGTTGAATTTTATCCAGGAACAGCAACTGGCCGAAATTCTGCAGACCATGATCGAAATAACCAGTGTGTCGGAGCGGATGTCCCCCGCACTCTATGAGGAGCGGAAATATGCAGCCCTTCAAGAGGGCACAGAGGGTGGCGGACCAGATCCGGATGGAGATCTCGGAGATCCTCCGTCGTCAGATCCGTGA
- the rbfA gene encoding 30S ribosome-binding factor RbfA, which yields MEISEILRRQIRDPRIGSVTITDVRVTDDLRMARIFFVELGKDDVAAETWEGLESAAGFLKRELGHRLHLRYVPDIVFKHDPSFAYGSRIEGLLKEIHQRDAEHDAEDS from the coding sequence ATGGAGATCTCGGAGATCCTCCGTCGTCAGATCCGTGATCCGAGGATCGGATCCGTTACCATCACGGATGTCCGTGTGACGGATGATCTTCGCATGGCACGGATTTTCTTCGTCGAACTCGGCAAGGACGATGTGGCCGCCGAGACGTGGGAAGGACTCGAAAGCGCAGCCGGTTTTCTGAAACGGGAGTTGGGGCACAGGCTCCATCTTCGCTACGTGCCGGATATTGTTTTCAAGCACGACCCGTCTTTTGCGTACGGGAGCCGGATCGAGGGACTGCTCAAGGAGATTCATCAGAGAGACGCAGAGCACGATGCAGAAGATTCTTGA
- a CDS encoding bifunctional oligoribonuclease/PAP phosphatase NrnA — MQKILDIIHRGRSFLVVAHARPDGDSVGSMLALYHMLKTAGKEPLVYSQDAIPENYRFLPGSGEVVFDLPAGRMYDAVFLLDCSELDRVGDRWEEISKAGPLVNIDHHISNDRFTDVFLIDAHASSTAELLYRLAVALGWELSKEAADCLYTGILTDTGGFCYGNTGRDSLFAAADLVASGANPQWVSENVYESKPLEKIRLLARAMATMEFQLDGKVGLMVVTLADFAASGALFEHTEGFVDFPRGIRGVQVSVLFTEVADRSYKVSLRSKGRVNIEKVARSFGGGGHMNAAACRLEGELADVVRRVLEEIEAVLSE; from the coding sequence ATGCAGAAGATTCTTGATATCATCCACCGGGGACGGTCTTTTCTCGTCGTCGCCCATGCCAGGCCCGATGGGGACTCTGTCGGATCCATGCTGGCGCTTTACCACATGCTGAAGACCGCCGGAAAAGAACCGCTTGTCTATTCCCAGGACGCGATTCCGGAAAACTACCGCTTTCTGCCGGGTTCCGGCGAGGTCGTGTTCGATCTTCCGGCCGGCCGGATGTATGATGCTGTGTTTCTTCTCGACTGCAGCGAACTGGACCGGGTTGGAGACCGGTGGGAGGAAATCAGCAAGGCAGGTCCGCTTGTCAATATCGATCACCACATCTCCAACGACCGGTTCACCGATGTGTTCCTTATCGACGCCCATGCCAGTTCGACGGCCGAACTCCTTTATCGCCTGGCGGTCGCCCTGGGGTGGGAACTGTCAAAAGAAGCCGCCGACTGCCTTTACACGGGAATCCTCACGGATACGGGAGGATTCTGTTACGGCAACACCGGCCGGGACAGTCTGTTCGCGGCGGCAGACCTGGTGGCCAGTGGAGCCAATCCGCAATGGGTTTCCGAGAATGTGTATGAAAGCAAGCCCCTTGAAAAAATCCGGCTTCTGGCGAGGGCGATGGCGACTATGGAGTTTCAGCTCGACGGAAAGGTCGGACTGATGGTTGTGACGCTGGCCGATTTTGCCGCCTCCGGAGCGCTCTTCGAGCATACGGAAGGCTTTGTCGATTTTCCCCGGGGTATCAGGGGGGTGCAGGTTTCCGTCCTTTTCACGGAGGTCGCGGATCGGTCGTACAAGGTCAGCCTGCGCTCCAAGGGAAGGGTTAATATCGAGAAGGTGGCCCGTTCTTTTGGTGGCGGGGGCCACATGAATGCCGCTGCCTGCCGGTTGGAGGGCGAACTGGCGGATGTCGTGCGGCGGGTCCTGGAGGAGATCGAAGCGGTCCTGTCGGAATGA
- the truB gene encoding tRNA pseudouridine(55) synthase TruB, whose amino-acid sequence MNGVVVVDKPAGRTSHRVVQDVRRTLGIRKAGHTGTLDPLATGVLPVCLGEATKLAPFLMEGIKEYRSTLLLGTTTDTLDREGRILSEREVHVSSVDIEEAIPRFIGRIRQVPPVYSAIKLHGEPLHRRARRGEAVSSPPRWVDIYRLDVEEIRLPYLTLRVACSKGTYIRSLCADIGEALGSGACLTELRRLRNGPFAVENAVFFDGMTREEARSVLLEAVIPMAEALGSGVRAVTVDADEEGRILDGGQPRVDALRGVDIPFLAPGDMIKVLNVQGELVAVAEMLFSSEELLTEKGDIQAARLLRVFLPSSIDRNQ is encoded by the coding sequence ATGAATGGTGTCGTAGTCGTGGACAAGCCGGCGGGAAGGACGTCTCATCGCGTCGTTCAGGATGTGAGGAGGACGCTGGGCATCCGGAAAGCGGGCCATACGGGGACCCTGGATCCGCTTGCTACGGGAGTTCTTCCGGTGTGCCTGGGGGAGGCGACAAAACTGGCCCCTTTTCTGATGGAGGGGATCAAGGAATACCGGTCGACGCTGCTCCTGGGGACAACGACGGATACCCTGGACCGCGAGGGACGGATCCTTTCAGAACGGGAGGTTCATGTTTCATCCGTAGACATTGAGGAAGCAATCCCCCGGTTCATAGGCCGGATCCGACAGGTGCCCCCCGTGTACTCCGCCATCAAACTGCATGGGGAGCCTCTCCACCGGAGAGCCAGGCGGGGGGAAGCCGTTTCGTCGCCTCCCCGATGGGTGGATATTTACCGTCTCGATGTCGAAGAGATCCGGCTTCCGTACCTGACCCTGCGGGTTGCATGCTCGAAAGGGACCTATATCCGGTCTCTGTGTGCAGACATTGGAGAAGCCCTTGGCTCCGGGGCCTGCCTCACAGAGTTGCGACGCCTTCGAAACGGTCCTTTTGCGGTTGAAAATGCCGTGTTTTTCGACGGCATGACACGGGAGGAGGCCCGGAGCGTCCTGCTGGAGGCCGTGATCCCCATGGCGGAAGCCTTGGGGAGTGGTGTCCGTGCCGTTACCGTCGACGCGGATGAGGAAGGGAGAATCCTGGATGGCGGACAGCCCAGGGTGGATGCGCTCCGGGGGGTTGATATCCCTTTTCTTGCCCCCGGAGATATGATAAAAGTATTGAATGTGCAAGGAGAACTGGTCGCCGTTGCCGAGATGCTTTTTTCTTCGGAAGAACTGCTGACCGAAAAGGGAGATATTCAGGCGGCGAGGCTCCTGCGAGTATTTCTTCCGTCCAGCATAGACCGAAATCAGTGA
- the rpsO gene encoding 30S ribosomal protein S15, whose protein sequence is MLDTEKRKDIIKSYQLHEGDTGSPEVQIALLSARIEYLTEHFKMHQKDHHSRRGLLKLVGQRRRLLDYLKKSDVDRYRSIISRLGLRK, encoded by the coding sequence GTGTTAGATACGGAGAAGAGAAAAGACATCATCAAGAGCTATCAACTCCATGAGGGAGATACCGGTTCCCCGGAGGTGCAGATTGCCCTCCTCAGCGCCCGCATCGAGTATCTGACGGAGCATTTCAAAATGCACCAGAAGGACCACCATTCCCGCAGGGGGCTCTTGAAGCTTGTCGGCCAGCGGCGAAGGCTGCTGGATTACCTGAAGAAAAGCGATGTGGATCGCTATCGAAGCATCATCTCCCGGCTGGGTCTCCGGAAGTAA
- a CDS encoding polyribonucleotide nucleotidyltransferase translates to MSQVFSTDFAGRPISVKVNYMAGQANGSALVQYGDTVVLVTAVAVKSRREGLDFLPLTVDYQEMTSAAGKIPGGFFKREGRPNEREVLTSRIVDRSVRPLFPKGYVYETQIVATVLSVDNENNPDVAAMLGASAALEISDIPFKGPVGGVRVGRIDGRFVCNPSQEQMTQSDFSLFLVGRKVTPGTGGKPYDINLVMLEGEAREVAEDVLVDAIQCGLDELAAVIDLQDKMREAIGQPKRVIEPPKVDEALALRIKELALPGLQQAYVTPGKHDRYAQLDALRDTVLKTVTEENEASAPQARGIFEDLERQVLRGMILGQKKRIDGRAYTEIRPIWSETGILPRAHGSALFTRGETQALASLTLGTSSDEQRLDFIMGEEFRSFLLHYNFPPYSVGEARPLRSPGRREIGHGNLARRALVPVLPSSEEFPYTIRIVSEILSSNGSSSMATVCGGILALMDGGVPVKDVVAGIAMGLLKEGEDVAVLSDILGDEDHAGDMDFKVCGTKNGVTALQMDIKIDGLTEAILRQALQQAKEGRLHIIGKLKETLSQARSDISIYAPRITTVKVRPERVRDVIGTGGKNIRQIISETGVTIDVEDDGTVTIASSDAEASARAVAMVKWLTEDAEIGKIYRGTVKKIVDFGAFVEILPGTEGLIHISQLAKERVNKVTDILQEGDEVMVKVLEIDKAGKIRLSRKEAL, encoded by the coding sequence ATGAGTCAAGTCTTTAGTACAGATTTTGCCGGAAGACCGATTTCGGTCAAGGTGAATTACATGGCGGGCCAGGCCAACGGCAGTGCGCTCGTCCAATATGGAGACACGGTTGTTCTCGTGACAGCCGTGGCCGTCAAAAGCAGGAGGGAAGGACTCGATTTTCTACCCCTTACAGTAGATTATCAGGAAATGACTTCTGCCGCAGGAAAGATTCCCGGTGGCTTCTTCAAGCGTGAAGGACGTCCCAACGAACGGGAAGTTCTCACCTCGCGAATCGTTGACCGCTCCGTTCGTCCCCTTTTCCCTAAGGGATATGTTTACGAAACCCAGATCGTGGCGACGGTGCTGTCGGTGGACAACGAGAACAATCCGGATGTAGCGGCCATGCTGGGTGCCTCGGCCGCCCTGGAAATATCGGACATTCCTTTCAAGGGTCCCGTCGGTGGGGTTCGTGTGGGAAGAATTGACGGCCGATTTGTCTGTAACCCTTCACAGGAGCAGATGACCCAGAGCGACTTCAGCCTATTTCTCGTCGGACGAAAGGTCACTCCAGGTACCGGCGGAAAGCCCTACGATATAAACCTTGTCATGCTGGAAGGGGAGGCCAGAGAAGTCGCGGAAGACGTGTTGGTGGATGCCATACAATGTGGTTTGGACGAACTCGCGGCGGTGATTGATCTCCAGGACAAGATGCGGGAAGCCATCGGTCAACCGAAGCGGGTGATTGAACCGCCGAAGGTGGATGAAGCGCTTGCACTGCGGATCAAGGAACTGGCCCTGCCTGGATTGCAGCAGGCCTATGTGACGCCTGGGAAGCATGACCGTTATGCCCAACTGGATGCCCTGAGGGACACCGTTCTGAAGACGGTTACAGAAGAAAATGAGGCATCGGCGCCACAGGCCCGGGGAATTTTTGAGGACCTGGAAAGGCAGGTCCTGCGGGGCATGATCCTGGGACAAAAGAAGAGAATCGATGGCCGTGCTTACACTGAAATCCGACCGATATGGTCGGAAACGGGCATCCTGCCGAGAGCGCATGGTTCGGCCCTGTTCACAAGGGGTGAAACCCAGGCCTTGGCCTCCCTGACGCTGGGTACTTCGTCCGATGAACAAAGACTCGACTTCATCATGGGGGAAGAGTTCCGATCCTTCCTTCTGCACTACAATTTCCCGCCTTACAGCGTGGGTGAGGCGAGACCGCTGAGAAGCCCGGGCCGTCGGGAGATCGGACACGGGAACTTGGCGCGGCGAGCCCTGGTACCGGTATTGCCATCGTCGGAGGAATTCCCCTACACGATTCGGATCGTTTCCGAGATTCTTTCCTCGAATGGCTCGTCTTCCATGGCCACCGTTTGCGGGGGTATTCTGGCCCTCATGGATGGCGGTGTTCCTGTGAAGGACGTCGTGGCAGGCATTGCCATGGGTCTCCTGAAAGAAGGGGAAGATGTAGCCGTTCTGTCCGACATCCTGGGCGACGAGGATCATGCAGGTGACATGGACTTTAAGGTCTGCGGTACGAAAAACGGTGTCACAGCCCTGCAGATGGACATCAAGATCGACGGCCTCACGGAGGCAATCCTCCGCCAGGCCCTGCAGCAGGCCAAGGAAGGCCGCTTGCATATCATCGGAAAACTGAAGGAGACACTCTCCCAGGCCAGAAGCGACATTTCCATTTATGCCCCGAGAATCACGACCGTGAAGGTTCGCCCGGAACGGGTGAGGGATGTCATTGGGACGGGCGGGAAAAACATCCGCCAGATTATCAGCGAAACGGGTGTGACCATCGACGTGGAAGACGACGGGACCGTGACGATTGCCTCCAGCGACGCCGAGGCTTCGGCCCGCGCCGTTGCCATGGTGAAATGGCTGACCGAGGATGCTGAGATCGGCAAGATATATCGGGGAACAGTGAAAAAGATCGTCGATTTCGGCGCCTTCGTCGAAATTCTGCCGGGGACCGAAGGCCTGATTCATATTTCCCAGTTGGCCAAGGAGCGGGTGAACAAGGTGACCGACATTCTCCAGGAAGGGGATGAAGTCATGGTGAAGGTCCTGGAGATCGACAAGGCCGGAAAGATCCGCCTCAGCCGCAAGGAAGCCCTGTGA
- a CDS encoding pitrilysin family protein, translating into MIRKSILDNGIRVVSESIDHVRSITIGVWVQCGTRYEDGLTNGMSHFVEHMLFKGTRKRSAFDIASAIDSVGGVLNAFTGKELTSLYVKIPDYHLPMAIDLLADILQESVFDPEEIQREKSVVLQEIHMLEDTPDEQIHDFFEALFWDGHPLGLPVLGTKERVEGFSRESLTQFFSPRYRGENLVISAAGRLEHETLVRLVKSSFSGLQRDAVREVTNVPMITPRIGSLEKDLEQVHLIIGTPAPSSIDPRRYAGFLMNAVLGGSMSSRLFQEIREKRGLAYAVHSYLTPYLDTGMLGIYVGTSDSKVREVVGVVMDEMLRLASEPLTNQELRGAKELIKGNFLLSMESTDNHMTRLAKNEICFARQIPPEETVSAIDAVECLDVLELAREMFNPDKISVAATGRVSEKDLTLAILHP; encoded by the coding sequence ATGATCCGGAAAAGCATTCTCGATAACGGCATCCGGGTCGTGTCGGAGAGCATCGACCATGTCCGGTCGATCACGATAGGGGTATGGGTTCAGTGCGGGACGCGGTATGAAGACGGATTGACCAATGGCATGTCTCACTTTGTTGAGCACATGCTTTTCAAAGGGACCCGGAAGCGGTCCGCCTTCGACATCGCATCGGCCATCGATTCGGTCGGAGGCGTCCTCAATGCCTTTACAGGCAAAGAACTGACATCCCTCTACGTCAAGATCCCCGACTATCATCTGCCCATGGCGATCGATCTCCTGGCGGACATCCTTCAGGAATCCGTTTTCGATCCGGAGGAGATCCAGCGTGAGAAATCGGTTGTTCTCCAGGAAATTCATATGTTGGAGGACACACCGGACGAGCAGATCCATGATTTCTTCGAGGCTCTCTTCTGGGACGGGCATCCACTCGGGCTTCCCGTACTGGGGACGAAGGAGAGAGTCGAGGGCTTCAGCAGGGAGTCCCTGACGCAGTTTTTCTCCCCGCGTTACCGGGGGGAGAATCTAGTCATCTCGGCGGCCGGGCGGCTGGAACATGAAACGCTGGTTCGCCTTGTGAAGTCCTCCTTTTCGGGACTTCAACGAGATGCTGTCCGGGAGGTGACGAATGTTCCCATGATCACTCCCCGGATAGGATCCCTGGAGAAGGATTTGGAACAGGTGCATCTGATTATCGGCACGCCGGCTCCATCATCCATCGATCCGAGACGATACGCCGGCTTTCTGATGAATGCCGTTCTCGGCGGGAGCATGAGTTCCCGGCTCTTTCAGGAAATCCGCGAGAAACGGGGATTGGCATATGCCGTTCATTCCTACCTGACCCCCTATCTGGACACGGGAATGCTGGGCATCTATGTGGGAACAAGTGACAGCAAGGTCCGGGAAGTGGTCGGGGTGGTTATGGACGAGATGCTGCGTCTGGCCAGCGAGCCTTTGACAAACCAGGAACTCCGGGGGGCCAAGGAATTGATCAAGGGCAACTTCCTCCTGAGCATGGAAAGCACCGACAACCATATGACCAGGTTGGCAAAAAACGAAATCTGTTTCGCACGGCAGATTCCACCGGAAGAGACCGTCTCAGCCATTGATGCCGTGGAATGTCTGGATGTCCTGGAACTTGCCCGGGAAATGTTCAATCCCGACAAGATATCGGTAGCGGCAACGGGGAGGGTTTCCGAAAAGGACCTGACCCTTGCTATTCTCCATCCGTGA
- the dut gene encoding dUTP diphosphatase, which produces MEILELAIQRLPGGTGLPFPCYMTMHSAGMDIHAAVTGDTVIQPGERVRIPSGFAISLPAGFEAQVRPRSGLALNHGITLVNTPGTIDADYRGEIGILLINHGRTPFTVRRGDRIAQLVVQRVARVIWVEREHLDSTLRGEGGFGHTE; this is translated from the coding sequence ATGGAAATCCTGGAACTGGCCATTCAGCGTCTTCCCGGTGGTACGGGACTGCCATTTCCATGCTATATGACCATGCATTCCGCAGGGATGGATATTCACGCGGCCGTGACGGGAGATACGGTCATCCAGCCGGGAGAAAGAGTGAGGATTCCCTCCGGATTCGCCATCTCCCTCCCGGCGGGTTTTGAGGCTCAGGTTCGGCCCCGCAGCGGACTGGCTCTCAACCACGGAATAACACTGGTGAATACCCCGGGAACGATCGATGCAGACTACCGGGGAGAGATTGGCATTCTCCTCATCAATCACGGCCGTACCCCCTTTACCGTTCGAAGGGGGGATCGAATCGCACAACTTGTCGTGCAGCGGGTGGCCAGGGTGATCTGGGTTGAGCGGGAACACCTCGATTCCACGCTTCGGGGAGAAGGCGGTTTCGGCCATACGGAATGA
- a CDS encoding homocysteine biosynthesis protein yields the protein MKKHRVAKSYREINDRIRQGRAVVVTAEEMIDIVERHGDVEAARRVDVVTTGTFSPMCSSGAFLNFGHTSPKIKASKVWLNDVPAYAGIAAVDCYIGATEVVEGDPLNSVYPGEFNYGGGHVLEDLVAGNLIRLRAESYGTDCYPLRKFEKNITIHDLRDGTLFNPRNAYQNYSCAVNLSDRTIYTYMGMLRPRAGNANYSTSGQLSPLFNDPYYRTIGIGTRIFLGGAQGFCAWPGTQHNPNAVRGKNGVPREGAGTIATIGNLKEMSPDWIVGASILGYGVSLFVGIGIPIPILNEEMARFTAVRDEEIVTQVYDYGMDYPKGAAKSLAEVNYKELRSGSVRLFEKDVPTAPLSSMYKAREIAVILKDWIERGDFLLGEPQQSLPTVDAQ from the coding sequence ATGAAGAAACATCGGGTTGCCAAGAGCTATCGGGAGATCAACGATCGGATCCGCCAGGGAAGAGCTGTGGTTGTTACGGCGGAAGAGATGATCGATATCGTCGAGCGTCATGGGGACGTCGAGGCGGCCCGTCGAGTCGATGTGGTGACGACCGGTACGTTCAGCCCCATGTGTTCATCCGGTGCGTTTCTGAACTTTGGGCACACGTCCCCAAAAATCAAAGCCTCCAAGGTATGGCTCAACGACGTGCCGGCCTATGCCGGAATCGCCGCGGTGGATTGTTACATCGGGGCGACGGAGGTGGTGGAGGGCGATCCTCTCAACAGTGTGTACCCGGGCGAGTTCAACTACGGTGGCGGCCACGTGCTAGAAGACCTGGTTGCAGGAAACCTGATCCGGTTGCGGGCTGAATCCTATGGAACGGACTGCTATCCCCTCCGTAAGTTCGAGAAAAACATCACCATCCACGATCTTAGAGACGGGACTCTTTTCAATCCCCGGAATGCCTATCAGAACTACAGTTGCGCCGTGAATCTTTCGGACCGCACAATCTACACCTATATGGGGATGCTGCGACCCCGGGCCGGAAATGCGAATTATTCGACATCCGGCCAGCTCAGCCCGCTCTTTAATGACCCTTACTACCGGACCATAGGTATCGGTACACGCATTTTCCTGGGCGGAGCCCAGGGATTCTGTGCCTGGCCCGGGACCCAGCATAATCCGAATGCCGTGAGGGGGAAAAACGGTGTGCCTCGGGAGGGGGCTGGTACAATTGCAACAATTGGAAACCTGAAGGAAATGTCTCCGGATTGGATCGTCGGCGCAAGCATTCTCGGGTATGGCGTATCCCTTTTCGTAGGGATCGGTATTCCGATTCCCATCCTGAACGAAGAAATGGCCCGTTTCACAGCGGTCCGGGATGAAGAGATTGTTACACAGGTTTATGACTATGGGATGGATTATCCGAAGGGGGCAGCAAAAAGCCTAGCGGAAGTGAATTACAAGGAACTCCGGAGCGGTTCGGTTCGGCTGTTTGAGAAAGATGTGCCGACGGCGCCGTTGTCCAGTATGTATAAAGCCAGGGAAATTGCAGTTATCCTCAAGGATTGGATCGAGCGGGGAGATTTTTTGCTCGGCGAACCTCAACAGAGCCTGCCAACGGTGGATGCTCAATAA